TCATCGCCCTCAACAAAGACTGGCGGTCGTCGCAGACTCTCGCCTTGCCGCAGGCGGCACGCGGGCGCCGGGTGCTTCGCGTCTGTCGCGACGAGGCCAGTCCGAGTGTGGGGGAAAGCAAGGCCGCGATGGCGGCTGGCGATGAGACTGCCGGCGCCGTTCTCACCCTTGCTCCTGCCGAGGTCGTGTATCTCGTGTGAGTCCCGCCGAGGCCTCGCCCCTCGTTACTCTCACGCCGAGGGTTGTCTCTCTCGTTGGACTCTCGTGCCCGAGTCTCAGCCCCGCGCCACGATGTCGCGCAGCTGCGCGGCGATGATGGCGGCAGGGCCGTGGAAGCGCCGGCCGTGCCCTGGAAGCAACCACTCGCAGGGGTGATCGACGAGCTTCGCCACCGACCGCAATTGTTCGGGCCAGGAATACCAGGCGACGCTGCGCGAGGCGACGAGACGCTGCCGCGTGGGGGACCACCACAGGTGGTCGCCGGAGAACAGGAAGCGCTGCCGGTAGAGGAGCACGGTGTGCCCGGCCGT
This Candidatus Krumholzibacteriia bacterium DNA region includes the following protein-coding sequences:
- a CDS encoding MBL fold metallo-hydrolase — its product is TAGHTVLLYRQRFLFSGDHLWWSPTRQRLVASRSVAWYSWPEQLRSVAKLVDHPCEWLLPGHGRRFHGPAAIIAAQLRDIVARG